A section of the Cumulibacter manganitolerans genome encodes:
- a CDS encoding MMPL family transporter, with amino-acid sequence MATLLYRIGHFSVRNRKAVIAGWLLVLVAIGASAALLKGTFSSQFSIPGLQSQTALEKLTEKIPAAGGTTGRIVLEAKDGTLSSPENQQAITEITSAVGGLEKVASVTPPLPGGSISPTDPAIGYISIVFRGEMSEIPAHTLQRIAQVADEHDSAALRVEVGGAAAKQVPSIGSTEGIGVAIAIVVLLITFGSVVAAGLPVLTALIGLGIGISGILLASGFTTMSDTAPILALMLGLAVGIDYALFIVSKHRDQLRRGIGVEESIARANGTAGTAVVFAGLTVVIALAALTVVGVPFLGVMGLGSAFTVAIAVLVAITLLPALLGAAGYRALPKKLRAAAQAHDGAPIPVDEHHTPNRWIRFIDRRPLLALIGGVIVLAIVAIPAAQLRLGLPTDGTAAPDTSKRQAYDLVVKGFGDGANNPLIMLVEPDQPVQLDPQTSAGVEAKVQQQLQQQAAANPELAKYASPELLQMAVAQAKAGIVMQPYVDAIAKLDNVASARAVAGTDDGTFYVLQVVPKTGAADVATESLVHDLRDAGAALGAKNGATTEVTGLNVVAMDISQKLLNALPVYLAIVVGLALVLLLFVFRSIVVPLKAVLGFLLSIAASFGAVVAVYQLGWLQGLFGVETPAPIISFLPVLLIGILFGLSMDYEMFLVSGMREAHAHGAPARRAVTSGYMAGSRVVTAAAIIMISVFAGFILAPDAIIASVGFALAAGVLFDAFVVRMTIVPAVMRLLGERAWYLPRWLDRLIPHADVEGTKLLERLEAAERREQDDARDPLTV; translated from the coding sequence GTGGCTACCCTCCTGTATCGCATCGGGCACTTCAGCGTGCGCAACCGCAAGGCGGTGATCGCCGGCTGGCTGCTCGTGCTGGTCGCGATCGGCGCGTCGGCGGCGCTGCTGAAGGGCACCTTCAGCTCGCAGTTCTCGATCCCGGGCCTGCAGTCGCAGACCGCGCTCGAGAAGCTCACCGAGAAGATCCCCGCCGCCGGCGGGACGACCGGGCGCATCGTGCTCGAGGCCAAGGACGGCACGCTGTCCTCCCCCGAGAACCAGCAGGCCATCACCGAGATCACCAGCGCGGTCGGCGGGCTCGAGAAGGTGGCGTCGGTGACGCCGCCGCTGCCGGGCGGCAGCATCTCCCCGACCGACCCGGCGATCGGCTACATCAGCATCGTCTTCCGGGGCGAGATGTCGGAGATCCCCGCGCACACGCTGCAGCGGATCGCACAGGTCGCCGACGAGCACGACAGCGCCGCCCTGCGGGTGGAGGTCGGTGGCGCAGCCGCGAAGCAGGTGCCCTCGATCGGCTCCACCGAAGGCATCGGCGTGGCGATCGCGATCGTCGTCCTGCTGATCACCTTCGGGTCGGTGGTCGCGGCCGGCCTGCCGGTGCTGACCGCGCTGATCGGCCTGGGCATCGGCATCTCCGGCATCCTGCTCGCCTCCGGGTTCACGACGATGTCGGACACCGCCCCGATCCTGGCCCTCATGCTCGGCCTGGCGGTCGGCATCGACTACGCGCTGTTCATCGTCTCGAAGCACCGCGACCAGCTGCGCCGCGGGATCGGCGTCGAGGAGTCGATCGCCCGGGCCAACGGCACCGCCGGCACCGCCGTCGTGTTCGCCGGCCTCACCGTGGTGATCGCGCTCGCCGCGCTCACCGTCGTCGGCGTCCCGTTCCTGGGAGTGATGGGCCTCGGCTCGGCGTTCACCGTCGCGATCGCGGTGCTCGTCGCGATCACCCTGCTCCCGGCGCTGCTCGGGGCCGCGGGGTACCGCGCGCTGCCGAAGAAGCTGCGCGCGGCCGCGCAGGCGCACGACGGCGCGCCGATCCCGGTGGACGAGCACCACACGCCGAACCGCTGGATCCGGTTCATCGACCGGCGTCCCCTGCTCGCCCTGATCGGCGGCGTCATCGTCCTGGCGATCGTGGCCATCCCGGCGGCGCAGCTGCGTCTGGGGCTGCCGACCGACGGCACGGCGGCGCCCGACACCAGCAAGCGCCAGGCCTACGACCTCGTCGTCAAGGGATTCGGGGACGGCGCGAACAACCCGCTGATCATGCTCGTCGAGCCCGACCAGCCGGTGCAGCTCGATCCCCAGACCTCGGCCGGTGTCGAGGCCAAGGTCCAGCAGCAGCTGCAGCAGCAGGCCGCGGCCAACCCCGAGCTGGCGAAGTACGCCTCCCCCGAGCTGCTGCAGATGGCCGTCGCGCAGGCGAAGGCCGGCATCGTGATGCAGCCGTACGTCGACGCGATCGCGAAGCTGGACAATGTGGCCAGCGCGCGTGCGGTCGCCGGTACCGACGACGGGACCTTCTACGTGCTGCAGGTGGTGCCCAAGACCGGCGCCGCGGACGTGGCCACCGAGAGCCTGGTGCACGACCTGCGCGACGCGGGCGCCGCGCTGGGCGCGAAGAACGGCGCGACGACCGAGGTGACCGGGTTGAACGTGGTGGCGATGGACATCTCCCAGAAGCTGCTCAACGCGCTGCCGGTCTATCTGGCGATCGTGGTCGGCCTGGCGCTGGTGCTGCTGCTGTTCGTGTTCCGCTCGATCGTCGTGCCGCTGAAGGCGGTGCTGGGCTTCCTGCTGTCGATCGCCGCCTCGTTCGGGGCCGTCGTCGCCGTCTACCAGCTCGGCTGGCTGCAGGGGCTGTTCGGCGTCGAGACGCCGGCACCGATCATCAGCTTCCTGCCGGTGCTGCTGATCGGCATCCTGTTCGGGCTGTCGATGGACTACGAGATGTTCCTGGTGAGCGGCATGCGGGAGGCGCACGCGCACGGCGCCCCCGCCCGGCGCGCGGTGACCTCCGGCTACATGGCGGGCTCGCGCGTCGTCACGGCGGCGGCGATCATCATGATCTCGGTGTTCGCCGGGTTCATCCTGGCGCCCGACGCGATCATCGCCTCGGTCGGCTTCGCGCTGGCCGCCGGCGTGCTGTTCGACGCCTTCGTCGTGCGGATGACCATCGTGCCCGCGGTGATGCGGCTGCTGGGCGAGCGCGCCTGGTACCTGCCCCGGTGGCTGGACCGGCTCATCCCGCACGCCGACGTCGAGGGCACGAAGCTGCTGGAGAGGCTCGAGGCCGCCGAGCGCCGCGAGCAGGACGACGCCCGCGACCCGCTCACCGTCTGA